From a region of the Alkalinema sp. FACHB-956 genome:
- a CDS encoding DUF2839 domain-containing protein — protein sequence MGDSKRRKETLGENYGKEERFLPWLPVTKAQAEQLNRITITGAWIGIGILVAGWVTIRFIGPAFGWWQLTGLQ from the coding sequence AAAACGACGTAAAGAAACCCTTGGAGAAAACTATGGGAAAGAAGAGCGCTTCTTGCCTTGGCTGCCTGTAACCAAGGCCCAAGCGGAACAATTGAATCGGATTACGATCACCGGTGCTTGGATCGGGATCGGGATCCTGGTGGCAGGTTGGGTCACGATTCGCTTTATTGGGCCAGCCTTTGGTTGGTGGCAGCTAACGGGTCTGCAATAG